In Tripterygium wilfordii isolate XIE 37 chromosome 17, ASM1340144v1, whole genome shotgun sequence, the genomic window tttatttaacttAATTTTAAGGAGAAATTGTAGCCGTTCCTAAAAGTAAAAGCATTGTTAAGCTGGTTGCCTGGTTATAGTCATTAAGCATATACTAGTCCAATGAGAACGTTCCACTTGTAGTAATTAAGTAACGGCTACCCGATATTAACCCCATATTCTCCAATTCTAAGAAAGATACGAAAGGTGGTTGTGACCGGGAAATGCCGGTTATAGGTTGAACACGTCATCAACACCAAGAAGGATTATTTCACCTGGTACGTTATCAGAGTCTTGCAGGGAAAACGAAAAACCTCCCTCGCTTTCTTCGTCTTCGTCCTCCACGTTGAAGCTTCCAAGAAAGTTCATCTTCTCGTGTCATCGAAACCCAATAAGGTAATCTCCCTGAATTTCAACAGAGAAGAATCAATCTCGTAACttgtatctttttatttttttccagcTCCTCCAATAAACATTGTTTCTTGCAGTTGCTCTGTTTGTAAAAAAGTTCACAAGAATCGTTGGAAAAAATTTCCTTTGTTTATAGGGGGATTGGGTTTCTTCCggatcattttatttttatgtctcCATCGAAGCTGATGAAATTGATAGGTGGTTGACTGGTTGTATTTATGATCGATCTTTGTTTGAATTTCATCTCAAATTCTCCGTCTCTGTTGTTGATTAATGGATAATTATGATCCATATAGACAACCGAACCCTTACCCTTACCACTATCCTTACCCACCTCCTCCAAATCATGGATACCCACCCCCCAGTGCAGATCCATACCAAACCCACCCATATCTATATCAATATCATTCACCACCAGCTTACCCCTATTCACCACCCCCATACGCatcagcaccaccaccaccaacagcCTCTCATTCGGGCCCTTTAGACTACCAGCACCGTCCACCATCTCCATCAACAAGCTCCCATTCAGGCCCTTTAGAGTATCACCACCATCAATCACCACCTCATTCAGGGCCCATTCCCTATCAGTATCCATACCCACCTGCCACGGTACCTTCACCGACCCTTCAACACCATGACAGTTTCCATTACGGATCGCCCCATCACCCATATCAACAAGACTCTGGCATATACCCACCTCCTGACAGCAATTCGCAAGTGCCTGCTAGGGTTGATAGTCTATCTGGTCATTATCGCCACGAAAGTTGGAGTTATGTAGCATCTGGGTCACCCAATTCACAGTCTACTTTATATCCACCtatcgatgagcttttgagtAATGTGCATATATCTGGAGATAAACCCACCGTCCCTGCATCGCCCCCTACGCCTTCTGCAGCACAATTGCAGCATTCACCTCAAGTTAACCACAGTTCTAGTCTGAGTCTTGATGGTGGAAGGAATTTTTATGGGTATTCCAATGACTCATTTTCAAGTAATTGTGAAGGACCTTTCTTGGGTCGGCCTGCTTCATCCAATCACTCTGCATATGCCCATTCAGGCTCCTTTAGTGGATCACAACATAGCCAGAGTACGCAGATTGTGCCATTTCAGAATAATAAGGGGTCTCTGAAGGTCTTGCTGTTACATGGAAATTTAGATATTTGGGTTTATGATGCAAAAAATCTTCCAAACATGGATATGTTTCATAAGACTTTGGGAGACATGTTTAATAAATTGCCAGTGAATGTGAGCTCCAAAATTGAAGGGCACGTGATCAAGATTACCAGCGATCCATATGTTTCGATTTCAGTTGCAGGCGCTGTTGTTGGTAGGACTTTTGTGATTAGCAATGATGAAAATCCTATTTGGACACAGCACTTCCATGTTCCTGTTGCACATTATGCTCCTGAAGTGCATTTTGTTGTTAAAGACAGTGATGTTGTGGGATCGCAGTTGATAGGAGTAGTTGCAATCCCAGTTGAACAGATATATTCAGGGTCAAAAATTGAGGGAATTTACCCTATCCTGAACAATAGTGGAAAGCCCTGTAAGCCTGGAGCTGTCTTGAGGCTTTCAATTCAGTACATACCAATGGAGAATTTGAGCATTTACCATGAAGGAGTAGGGGCAGGTCCTGACTATTTTGGAGTTCCTGGCACATATTTCCCTCTTAGAAAAGGTGGAATGGTGACTCTTTATCAAGATGCCCATGTTCCTGATGGCTTTCTTCCAAATCTGAAACTCGATCATGGGATGCCTTATGTGCATGGGAAGTGCTGGCATGATATTTTTGATGCAATTCGCCAGGCCAAGCGTTTAATCTACATTACAGGGTGGTCTGTGTGGcacaaagttagacttgttaGGGATGCTGATGCTGGTTATGCAACAGATTGCACCTTAGGGGATCTACTGCGGTCGAAGTCCCAGGAAGGAGTAAGAGTGCTACTTCTTGTTTGGGATGACCCTACTTCAAGGAGCATTTTGGGACTTAAGACGGTAAAGAAAGTTACCTGTATCTTGTTATTGCATTTCCAATTGGATGTTGTCACTTGAGGGACTGTAGTTTGATGTACGTGTGTGCATTTATAATCTACAATCATTTTTGCttctattttataaaatttaatcagttcaaaagatttgaagaacacatgtttttcttcttgtccttTGGAACTATGCATTGAAAAGAAATGTGAAGTTAGTGACTGACAATTCTTGGTGTTGAAATTATTCCATTTTTACTTGAAGTGGTAGTGGAGCTTGACAACATTCATATCTTTGAAATTATCAATATGTAAGATTTCTTTTATGAGTAAGATTTtgccctttcttttctttctctttaatTAATGAATGTaaggtttcctttttttttttttgttcgttgtcatttttccttttattgccTTTTAAAGTATTTTAGAGGGTTGTTGATGATTTATTATATTGAAGCTCTTTTAAACTAACTAATGCAGGATGGAATCATGGCAACCCATGACGAGGAAACACGCCGCTTTTTCAAACACTCATCTGTTCAAGTGCTGCTTTGTCCCCGTATTGCTGGAAAACGACATAGCTGGGTCAAGCAAAGGGTTAGTTGTACCTCTGGCTAAAAATGCCCAACACCATACAATCTTCATTACTCTCATTGTTGGAAgtataaatataatttcatcTTGCATTTTacattcttttcttcttcttctttttttgtaaatattGTTGCTGCTTTGGCATTTTCACCCCCAAACATTCGCTGAGAGGTTTAGAGGTGATTGGAATGGGTGTGAGGCACTTTATACTATTTTCTTGTCGTAATTTCTCTGCAGGATATGTTGATGTTGAAAGAGTTGCTTCTATGCTATGGGCTGTTGTGAACTTACGCCCCATGCAGGATACTTGCATGCTCTAGTTAACTGCTATAAATGTTTAAAAAACATTTTATTAATCTTTTTAACAGACTAAAATTTATAGGGATAAGCCTTCATTTTATTTAGTTAGATATTGTTTTTCTTGTTAGATAATGATGCAGTTATAAGCTGCAGTTAGGTTATATAACAATGATTGCAACTGTGTTAATTTTAAACCCTTGCTTTACTAAATAGTTAATAAGAGAAATAGTATGTATTGGAGCAATGAAGCTAAATGTGATATGGAGTCAGAGATAGAGTATGTGATCAAGTAagatgttttgtttttcttgtcttACAGAAGATCAAAAATAAATCTTCCAATCACGTTTCGCTATATTTTTGCTGAAACTTTCTAAgaattttttcatgttttattacattatatttCTTATCCACAAAAATCAGTTTACggaaaaatctttattttatgcAAGAGTTGCAAGTTTTTATCATTGTTTTGCATGTTAAGAAAATTTTGCATTTATTGAATATTGGTTTTGCCATTTTGTGTGTGAActtttccctaattttttttattttgaattttcttatttATCAGGAAGTTGGAACTATCTATACACACCATCAGAAAACTGTGATTGTTGATGCTGATGCCGGGAATAATCAACGAAGAATCATAGCTTTTGTTGGTGGACTTGATTTATGTGATGGACGGTATGATACTCCACAGCATCCTATATTAAGGACGCTGCAAACAGTACATAAGGACGACTATCATAACCCTACTTACCAGGTattttaaatgataaaatattaGACTTGTTCTTTTATGTTCAGAACAATTTTAGGTTAGAATTCTCCATCACTGATGGAGGGGGAGGGGGGAATATTGGAATATTTACATATTACATGCAACATATTAGACTttatcaaaatttgatttcttcttttgtcCAATCCTAGTCGACACTTGTTATTTTGTCATGGATTGGATTGACAAGCACAGAGCGAGattagacaaacttttctctcgCATTGGATGTTAGATAATAAAAGGAAGCCAAGTAGACCATACTGGCCTGACATCAGACACACAGAAGTTTGAAGCAGTAAAAGGGAATGGCAACGTCTTCAAATAATAAAGTCCAAGACAGTTGTTAGAATAAATGTTCCAACTCAACAAGTTAACcttttgggttgaatgacaaagtaactaattttaACTTGGTATCCATTCGAGAggttttgggttcaaaccttagcttccgcaatttaaaaccttaatttgttgttgccccaagtgtgggcatTTGTGTGTTTGTCATTGTCCCAATTGGgtctcgtttgttgtgcacgtgttgggccatCGGATTGTGCAGCCCACACGTGAgcgggagtgttagaatatgtataaatgatgtgaaatgctctACACCAACGAGTTAACTTATTGGTTGAATGGAAAGGTAACTAATATTAACAAcaacaaacatattttgatGGCAAAATTGAATTATTCTCTGAGATTTGCTCAACAGATCTGGCTGTTCTTCCTTCAttattgtgtttgatgttgtaAAAAACACATACTTTGTCCAGTGTACACGAAAATATATATCACTTGAAAAAGTGAGCTAGCTACTAGAAAATTGGTCAGTTGTACAATGCATCATATATGTTTACTTGTCTgcttttttggttttaaaatgTTGGAAATTCTTGATGGAATGCACTGCAATGTTAATTTGGTTTTGCTCCTTGAGGAAGCACTGATAATTGCATGGCTAGTTATTTAACTGAAGAACCTGAGCCTTTAAGTTTTAATATTTATGATCTATTTCTCTTAGGACCCTAACtaataatattttgtttatttgttactTGAGCAGGGTAACACCAATGGTTGTCCTAGAGAACCTTGGCATGACTTGCACTGCAAAATCGATGGTCCTGCAGCTTATGATGTTCTCACAAACTTTCAGGATCGCTGGTTGAAAGCTGCAAAACCTAAAGGGAtcaaaaaactgaaaatgtcATATGATGATTCATTGCTTAGGATAGAAAGAATACCAGACATTTTGGGTGTATCCGATGTTCCCTGTGTCAGTGAGAATGAACCTGAAGCTTGGCATGTCCAGGTAATTGGCAGTTAGAACAGATATTCTCTTTGGATTTTGCCTTGCTAGCGAAGATACTACAAagaagttttctttttcttatagaaggttaattatatattagatatgtcttgtgtttttcttttgatcCACTTACAGGTTGCTATAAATTATTACTAATGAAGTATGCTCAAATGCAGATCTTTCGTTCTATTGATTCAAACTCTGTTAAAGGGTTCCCAAAGGATCCAAGAGAAGCAACATATAAGGTACAAAAAAGTTTAGCTATTGGTttgtcttttctcttttttggcctctttctctttgtttttgcttGTGGATGTCAATTGTTGCTGTGCTGTAAACAGAACCTTGTTTGTGGGAAGAATGTACTGATAGACATGAGCATACATACAGCATATGTGAAAGCCATTCGCGCTGCCCAGCACTTCATTTACATTGAGAACCAGTATTTCATTGGGTCCTCATACAATTGGAGTTCTTATAAAGACTTAGGTAAACAATTTTATTTTCCCCATAAATATGTCAAGTTGATAATTATTATACTTATCCATAAGAATTTTTTCTATCTTACTGTAAAAGTGTGTTGTTTTGTTACTTTTATTAACTTTGGGGCTCAAGATTGAGCTTTGCAACTTGTGCAGCATAGAAGGGCATAATAGAATGCgcatgcatgtgtgtgtgtgataggattgtcccacatcgaaagatgtgggagctaagatgttgtttatagggggaggtatgggcctcccttagtacccaaggttttctagtatgggctgggaggccttgggtacagccggcccatatgggtgggtgtcggttgggccttgggtgctgagcatgtatgggcgcgactctatcaatggtatcgaagcatgatcctgttgtgccttcaacttgggaccgtgcctgcggagtggccggccatggtgctcgaccaacgggggtgcgcctgccggagtggttacagccggcccatatgggtgggtgtcggttgggccttgggtgctgagcgtgtatgggcgcgactctatcagtgtgtgtgtgtttgcgcGTTTTTTCCCATTATCTTCAGGATTGGAGAGGGTATGACTTAGAAAGGTGTTTTCCATACTTGAATAATTTCAGTCTGCTAAATCATCGAGTATTATCATGATGCTC contains:
- the LOC119982174 gene encoding phospholipase D beta 1-like, yielding MDNYDPYRQPNPYPYHYPYPPPPNHGYPPPSADPYQTHPYLYQYHSPPAYPYSPPPYASAPPPPTASHSGPLDYQHRPPSPSTSSHSGPLEYHHHQSPPHSGPIPYQYPYPPATVPSPTLQHHDSFHYGSPHHPYQQDSGIYPPPDSNSQVPARVDSLSGHYRHESWSYVASGSPNSQSTLYPPIDELLSNVHISGDKPTVPASPPTPSAAQLQHSPQVNHSSSLSLDGGRNFYGYSNDSFSSNCEGPFLGRPASSNHSAYAHSGSFSGSQHSQSTQIVPFQNNKGSLKVLLLHGNLDIWVYDAKNLPNMDMFHKTLGDMFNKLPVNVSSKIEGHVIKITSDPYVSISVAGAVVGRTFVISNDENPIWTQHFHVPVAHYAPEVHFVVKDSDVVGSQLIGVVAIPVEQIYSGSKIEGIYPILNNSGKPCKPGAVLRLSIQYIPMENLSIYHEGVGAGPDYFGVPGTYFPLRKGGMVTLYQDAHVPDGFLPNLKLDHGMPYVHGKCWHDIFDAIRQAKRLIYITGWSVWHKVRLVRDADAGYATDCTLGDLLRSKSQEGVRVLLLVWDDPTSRSILGLKTDGIMATHDEETRRFFKHSSVQVLLCPRIAGKRHSWVKQREVGTIYTHHQKTVIVDADAGNNQRRIIAFVGGLDLCDGRYDTPQHPILRTLQTVHKDDYHNPTYQGNTNGCPREPWHDLHCKIDGPAAYDVLTNFQDRWLKAAKPKGIKKLKMSYDDSLLRIERIPDILGVSDVPCVSENEPEAWHVQIFRSIDSNSVKGFPKDPREATYKNLVCGKNVLIDMSIHTAYVKAIRAAQHFIYIENQYFIGSSYNWSSYKDLGANNLIPMEIALKIAEKIRANERFAAYIVVPMWPEGAPTGAATQRILFWQHKTMQMMYETIYKALVEVGLEGAFSPQDYLNFFCLGNREGVDGYDASSVGSPPAANTPQALGRKNRRFMIYVHSKGMIVDDEYVILGSANINQRSMEGTRDTEIAMGAYQPHHTWARKQSNPHGQIYGYRMSLWAEHVGTIEDCFTQPESIECVRRVRTIGEMNWKQFAADEVAELRGHMLKYPVEVDRKGKVRPLPGCETFPDVGGNIIGSFLAIQENLTI